In Fusarium poae strain DAOMC 252244 chromosome Unknown contig_1, whole genome shotgun sequence, the following are encoded in one genomic region:
- a CDS encoding uncharacterized protein (TransMembrane:1 (o12-32i)) translates to MLSNLNIILDNHQYEILCSITLFTIFIVRYSFLDRNGKYPFLNPKKAFELTTNRVVSEFIGDSKNVLAKGRALYKDQPYRANTDWGEVVIIPPQFLSELKSHKDLDFQTPAEDDSHGYIPGFEPFHGDPNISKVVNKHLTKALTKVTGPLSEEASLAFRDVFTDSTEWHEMQPSQDFIRIVSRMSSRVFMGEGLCRNEEWVKLSADYTVQAFMTGDILRTYPRWARPYVHHFLPSCQTLRSTLEEARQCLKPFLEQRNAIKAEVMGKGKPCPFDDSIEWFKQEYEQHDPAISQISLSLVAIHTTTDLLTETVFNIALNPELFEPLRHEIISVITTDGLKKTALYNLKLMDSVIKSLRDLDRL, encoded by the exons ATGTTGTCCAATCTGAACATAATTTTGGACAACCACCAGTACGAAATTCTTTGCAGCATCACTCTATTCACTATCTTCATTGTAAGATATTCTTTCCTCGACCGTAATGGAAAGTACCCGTTCTTGAACCCAAAGAAAGCCTTCGAGCTTACGACCAATCGTGTTGTCAGCGAGTTCATTGGCGACAGCAAGAATGTCCTCGCTAAAGGCAGAGCTTTGTACAAAGATCAACCTTACAGGGCCAACACAGATTGGGGAGAAGTCGTCATCATACCTCCCCAGTTTCTCAGCGAACTGAAAAGTCACAAAGACTTGGACTTCCAAACTCCCGCCGAGGAT GACTCTCATGGATATATCCCCGGGTTTGAACCCTTCCATGGCGATCCCAACATTTCCAAGGTTGTGAACAAACACTTAACGAAAGCCTTGA CCAAGGTCACTGGACCTTTGTCGGAGGAAGCATCATTGGCATTCCGTGATGTTTTTACCGATTCAACAG AGTGGCATGAGATGCAACCGTCTCAAGACTTTATCCGTATTGTGTCGCGCATGTCTTCTCGAGTCTTCATGGGTGAAGGCTTGTGTCGCAACGAAGAATGGGTAAAGCTTTCAGCTGACTACACTGTTCAAGCTTTCATGACAGGTGATATTCTACGAACGTATCCTCGATGGGCTCGACCATATGTTCATCATTTTCTACCGTCTTGTCAAACGCTGAGGTCCACACTTGAAGAGGCACGACAATGCTTAAAGCCATTTCTGGAACAACGCAACGCTATCAAGGCTGAAGTAATGGGAAAGGGGAAGCCGTGTCCATTTGATGATTCTATCGAATGGTTCAAACAAGAATACGAGCAGCACGATCCCGCAATTTCTCAGATATCATTGTCACTCGTGGCCATACATACCACTACCGATCTGCTTACGGAAACAGTATTCAACATTGCTCTTAATCCCGAGTTGTTCGAACCGCTTCGTCACGAGATAATCAGCGTTATAACCACCGATGGACTGAAGAAGACTGCCCTTTACAACTTGAAATTGATGGATAGCGTTATAAAGAGTCTCAGAGACTTAGACCGATTATAA
- a CDS encoding uncharacterized protein (TransMembrane:4 (i21-40o83-104i116-139o159-177i)) translates to MTGKDCTTTRISEILPWYYQYLFMIFEPSVIIVSLSLIPVSPSNHFHSLAPTDSNGPFWSNSALHKSCDAETAWNTPQLRGLWYSYMGALAFSAVIEPLLLYVARYKLRDVYDAEEVIKAVLFAFFAFDVFHAGATLAVTGIRAALPASRMHIYAMVNVWVPTAWMVLRTLWVMGVARKSTVNRMKRE, encoded by the exons ATGACGGGGAAGGATTGCACTACAACGCGTATCTCTGAGATCCTCCCATGGTACTATCAGTATCTTTTTATGATCTTTGAA CCAAGTGTTATCATTGTGTCTCTATCTCTGATCCCAGTATCACCATCTAATCACTTCCACTCCTTGGCTCCGACCGACAGTAATGGACCTTTCTGGTCGAACTCGGCTTTGCACAAGTCATGCGATGCGGAGACGGCCTGGAACACTCCGCAACTCCGTGGTCTCTGGTATTCATACATGGGGGCTCTTGCCTTCAGTGCTGTGATTGAGCCGCTACTATTATATGTGGCTCGGTACAAATTGCGAGACGTCTATGATGCAGAAGAAGTTATAAAAGCAGTCCTGTTCGCTTTCTTTGCATTTGATGTCTTTCACGCAGGTGCAACATTGGCCGTCACTGGTATACGGGCAGCACTCCCTGCATCTCGTATGCACATATACGCTATGGTTAATGTTTGGGTCCCTACTGCATGGATGGTTTTGCGGACATTGTGGGTAATGGGTGTTGCCAGAAAGTCTACCGTCAACAGGATGAAACGCGAATAA